The Fortiea contorta PCC 7126 genome has a segment encoding these proteins:
- the rplP gene encoding 50S ribosomal protein L16 — MLSPRRTKFRKQQRGRMEGLAARGSSLNFGDFALQAQEPAWITSRQIEASRRAMTRYIRRGGQIWIRIFPDKPVTMRPAETRMGSGKGSPEFWVAVVKPGRILFEIAGVSEEIAREAMRLAAYKLPIKTKFIVRPQIQEQE, encoded by the coding sequence ATGTTAAGTCCTAGAAGAACTAAATTCCGCAAGCAGCAGCGCGGACGGATGGAGGGTCTAGCAGCCCGTGGTAGCTCCCTCAACTTTGGTGATTTTGCTCTGCAAGCTCAAGAGCCAGCTTGGATCACCTCCCGACAAATCGAGGCTTCCCGTCGAGCTATGACCCGCTATATCCGCCGGGGTGGGCAAATTTGGATTCGGATTTTCCCAGATAAACCTGTTACTATGCGTCCCGCAGAAACCCGGATGGGTTCTGGTAAAGGTTCGCCAGAGTTTTGGGTCGCTGTAGTCAAACCAGGGCGAATTTTATTTGAAATCGCCGGCGTTTCTGAAGAAATTGCCCGTGAAGCTATGCGCTTGGCTGCATACAAACTGCCAATTAAAACCAAATTTATTGTGCGCCCTCAAATACAGGAACAGGAGTAG
- the rpmC gene encoding 50S ribosomal protein L29: protein MPLPKISEARELSDEKLVEEITAVKRQLFHLRLQKATRQLDKPHQFKHARHRLAQLLTVEGERKRAAASQSANAEK, encoded by the coding sequence ATGCCTCTTCCCAAAATTTCAGAAGCAAGAGAATTAAGTGACGAGAAACTGGTTGAGGAAATTACTGCTGTCAAAAGACAGTTATTTCACCTGCGCTTGCAAAAAGCCACCAGACAACTAGACAAGCCCCACCAGTTCAAACACGCCCGCCATCGTTTAGCCCAGTTGTTAACAGTAGAGGGCGAACGCAAACGAGCAGCAGCAAGTCAATCGGCTAACGCAGAAAAGTAG
- the rpsQ gene encoding 30S ribosomal protein S17 produces MAVKERVGLVVSDKMQKTVVVAVENRAPHPKYGKIVVQTRRYKAHDEENQCKVGDRVRIQETRPLSKTKRWQITEILNTKATT; encoded by the coding sequence ATGGCAGTCAAAGAACGAGTTGGCTTGGTAGTGAGTGACAAAATGCAAAAAACGGTGGTAGTCGCCGTGGAAAACCGCGCTCCTCACCCCAAGTACGGCAAGATTGTAGTGCAAACCCGGCGCTATAAAGCCCATGACGAAGAAAATCAATGTAAAGTCGGCGATCGCGTGCGAATTCAGGAAACCAGACCACTGAGCAAAACCAAGCGCTGGCAAATCACAGAAATCCTCAACACCAAAGCCACAACTTAA
- the rplN gene encoding 50S ribosomal protein L14 — MIQPQSYLNVADNSGARKLMCIRVLGAGNRRYGGVGDKIIAVVKDAQPNMAVKKSDVVEAVIVRTRKSINRDSGMSIRFDDNAAVIINKDGNPRGTRVFGPVARELRDKNFTKIVSLAPEVL, encoded by the coding sequence GTGATCCAACCCCAAAGCTATTTAAATGTTGCCGATAATAGTGGTGCCCGCAAACTAATGTGCATCCGCGTCTTAGGTGCTGGTAATCGTCGTTATGGCGGCGTGGGCGATAAAATTATCGCCGTTGTCAAAGATGCTCAACCCAACATGGCTGTCAAAAAGTCTGATGTGGTAGAAGCAGTCATTGTCCGCACCAGAAAAAGTATCAATCGTGACAGCGGCATGAGCATTCGTTTCGATGACAACGCCGCAGTAATTATTAACAAAGATGGTAATCCCAGAGGCACACGGGTATTTGGCCCAGTGGCTAGGGAACTGCGCGACAAAAACTTCACCAAAATCGTTTCTCTGGCGCCGGAGGTGCTGTAA
- the rplX gene encoding 50S ribosomal protein L24, which produces MAKQKEKPKFHKMHVKTGDTVQVIAGKDKGKVGEVIKALPQESKVLVKGVNIKTKHVKPQQEGESGRIVTQEFPIHSSNVMLYSTKQNVASRICYTFTAEGKKVRKLKKTGEILDK; this is translated from the coding sequence ATGGCGAAGCAAAAAGAAAAACCTAAATTCCACAAAATGCACGTCAAAACTGGCGACACCGTGCAAGTGATTGCCGGCAAAGACAAAGGTAAAGTAGGCGAAGTGATTAAAGCACTGCCTCAAGAAAGTAAAGTCCTTGTCAAAGGTGTGAATATTAAAACTAAGCATGTCAAGCCCCAGCAAGAAGGAGAATCAGGGCGCATAGTCACCCAAGAATTCCCCATTCATAGCTCTAACGTCATGCTCTATTCCACCAAGCAAAACGTCGCCAGCCGTATCTGTTATACCTTCACTGCTGAAGGTAAGAAAGTACGGAAACTCAAAAAAACAGGCGAAATTCTCGATAAATAG
- the rplE gene encoding 50S ribosomal protein L5 encodes MATTRLKTLYRETIVPKLTNQFQYTNIHQVPKLVKVTVNRGLGEAAQNAKSLEASLNEIAVITGQKPVVTRAKKAIAGFKIRQGMPVGIMVTLRGERMYAFLDRLVSLSLPRIRDFRGVSPKSFDGRGNYTLGVREQLIFPEIEYDNIDQVRGLDISIITTAKSDEEGRALLKELGMPFRDQ; translated from the coding sequence ATGGCGACAACAAGACTCAAAACCTTATACCGAGAGACAATCGTCCCCAAGCTGACCAATCAGTTTCAATACACCAACATTCATCAAGTACCCAAGTTGGTCAAGGTAACTGTGAACCGAGGTTTAGGGGAAGCGGCTCAAAACGCGAAGTCCTTAGAAGCGTCCTTAAACGAAATTGCTGTAATTACTGGACAAAAACCAGTAGTGACACGGGCGAAAAAAGCGATCGCTGGCTTTAAAATCCGTCAAGGTATGCCAGTCGGGATTATGGTCACGCTCCGGGGCGAAAGGATGTACGCCTTTCTCGACCGCCTCGTCAGTCTCTCACTACCCAGAATTCGGGACTTCCGCGGCGTTAGCCCCAAAAGCTTTGACGGTCGCGGTAACTACACCCTCGGTGTCAGAGAACAGCTAATTTTTCCAGAAATCGAGTACGACAACATCGACCAAGTACGTGGTTTGGATATTTCCATCATCACCACAGCAAAAAGCGACGAAGAGGGCCGCGCCTTGCTTAAAGAATTAGGAATGCCCTTTCGCGATCAATAA
- the rpsH gene encoding 30S ribosomal protein S8 yields the protein MAANDTIADMLTRIRNANLARHQTTLVPATKMTRSIAKVLRDEGFISEFEESGEGINRNLVIPLKYKGKNRQPLITALKRVSKPGLRVYSNRKELPRVLGGIGIAIISTSSGIMTDREARRQNLGGEVLCYVW from the coding sequence ATGGCGGCTAACGACACAATTGCAGATATGCTCACGCGCATCCGCAATGCCAATTTGGCAAGGCATCAAACTACACTAGTGCCAGCTACGAAAATGACTCGTAGTATTGCTAAAGTGCTGCGGGATGAAGGCTTTATCTCTGAATTTGAAGAATCCGGAGAAGGAATAAATCGTAACCTAGTGATTCCCCTGAAATACAAGGGTAAGAATCGTCAACCTTTGATCACCGCCTTAAAGCGCGTGAGCAAACCAGGCTTGCGTGTTTATTCCAACAGAAAAGAATTACCGAGAGTACTAGGCGGTATCGGTATCGCCATCATTTCCACATCCAGTGGCATCATGACAGACCGGGAAGCGCGGCGTCAGAACTTGGGTGGTGAAGTGCTTTGCTACGTTTGGTAG
- the rplF gene encoding 50S ribosomal protein L6, whose amino-acid sequence MSRIGKRPITIPAKVQVAIDGTKVVVKGPKGELSRNLPANVIVSQEGEVLQVTRRDETRTSRQLHGLSRTLVANMVEGVSQGFQRRLEIQGVGYRAQVQGRNLVLNMGYSHQVQIEPPEGIQFAVEGTTNVIVSGYDKEIVGNIAAKIRAVRPPEPYKGKGIRYAGEVVRRKAGKTGKSGKK is encoded by the coding sequence ATGTCTCGTATTGGTAAACGCCCAATTACAATCCCCGCCAAAGTCCAAGTGGCGATTGACGGTACAAAAGTTGTGGTGAAAGGCCCCAAAGGCGAACTTTCTCGCAATTTACCAGCTAACGTCATCGTCTCCCAAGAAGGCGAGGTTTTACAGGTAACGCGTCGGGATGAAACCCGCACATCTAGGCAATTGCACGGCTTGAGCCGGACTTTGGTTGCCAACATGGTAGAAGGAGTTTCCCAAGGTTTCCAGCGCCGTTTAGAAATTCAAGGTGTTGGTTATCGGGCACAAGTTCAAGGCCGTAACCTAGTTTTAAACATGGGTTACAGCCATCAGGTGCAAATTGAGCCTCCAGAGGGCATTCAATTTGCAGTGGAAGGCACCACTAACGTGATAGTCAGTGGCTATGACAAAGAAATTGTCGGCAATATAGCCGCGAAAATTCGTGCCGTGCGACCACCTGAGCCTTACAAAGGTAAAGGTATCCGCTATGCAGGTGAAGTGGTCAGACGGAAAGCTGGTAAGACTGGTAAGAGTGGTAAGAAATAA
- the rplR gene encoding 50S ribosomal protein L18, with the protein MKLTRRESKQRRHRRVRGKVNGSQDRPRLAIFRSNEHIYAQVIDDTKQNTLVAASSVEPDLKSALACGSNCEASAQVGKLIALRSLEKGITKVVFDRGGNLYHGRIKALADAAREAGLDF; encoded by the coding sequence ATGAAACTTACTCGTAGAGAATCAAAACAGCGCCGCCATCGGCGCGTTCGGGGCAAAGTCAACGGTTCTCAAGACCGTCCCCGGTTAGCTATATTTCGCTCCAATGAGCACATCTATGCTCAAGTAATTGATGATACTAAACAAAATACTTTAGTCGCCGCCTCAAGTGTAGAACCAGATTTGAAATCAGCCTTGGCTTGTGGATCTAACTGTGAAGCATCGGCGCAAGTTGGTAAATTAATTGCATTGCGATCGCTCGAAAAAGGCATCACCAAAGTTGTCTTTGACCGTGGTGGGAACCTCTATCATGGCCGCATCAAAGCCCTAGCCGATGCAGCCCGTGAAGCGGGTTTAGATTTCTAA
- the rpsE gene encoding 30S ribosomal protein S5 codes for MATGRRKTNRAKKEETTWQERVIQIRRVSKVVKGGKKLSFRAIVVVGNERGQVGVGVGKASDVIGAVKKGVADGKKHLIDIPITKSNSIPHPIDGTGGGAKVIMRPAAPGTGVIAGGAVRTVLELAGVRNILAKQLGSNNPLNNARAAVNALSTLRTLSEVAEDRGVPIENLYTI; via the coding sequence ATGGCAACTGGTCGTCGTAAAACTAACCGCGCAAAAAAAGAAGAAACCACCTGGCAAGAACGAGTCATTCAGATTCGCCGCGTCAGCAAGGTCGTTAAAGGAGGTAAAAAACTCAGCTTCCGGGCGATCGTTGTCGTCGGTAACGAACGCGGTCAAGTCGGTGTGGGAGTAGGTAAAGCCTCAGATGTAATTGGCGCCGTCAAAAAAGGTGTTGCTGATGGTAAAAAACACCTGATTGATATCCCCATCACCAAATCTAATTCAATTCCCCACCCCATTGATGGTACTGGTGGTGGTGCTAAGGTGATCATGCGCCCAGCCGCTCCCGGTACTGGTGTAATTGCCGGTGGCGCTGTCCGCACTGTACTGGAATTGGCCGGAGTGCGTAACATCCTCGCCAAGCAACTCGGCTCCAACAACCCGCTTAATAATGCCAGAGCCGCAGTTAACGCTTTATCTACTCTGCGGACTTTGAGCGAAGTTGCTGAAGATCGGGGCGTCCCAATAGAAAATCTCTACACCATCTAA